The following proteins are encoded in a genomic region of Porphyrobacter sp. CACIAM 03H1:
- a CDS encoding ATP-binding protein: MSDDAGLFFDNRFLERHAGSIIQDPAIAIVELVANAWDAWATRVDIVWPEAGNDRFFEIEDNGKGMSEAQFRLRWRTLDYDRVRTQGKQSLPPPELGELQPREPYGRNGKGRHAAFRFGEAYRVRTWRDGIEVTFEVRRSATQPFLIERISVREEVPGHGTVISSINPTPMGMSAEAAREVIGTRFLADPNFNVTINGTRITFDDVPEHQLSTIDIDVHGHGVAHLVIIDTQKADRTTRHHGIAWRVNNRLVGKPGWTGFDQERLLDGRSSEAKRFIFIARADFLGDDVLPDWSGFWPNNAGWRATQAAVHTKIREYLNDVNADRRRDAKETVRENLGAKVSKLPPVSRDRWNEFVDQVVDTCPGMNLETIEQVAGVLANLELSTSKYALIAKLHDMKPGDLDELYAILADWTVRTAKLALDEIQTRLKLIAELDAKLQDETMDEVADLQPLFERSLWVFGPEFESLEFTSNRGMTTVINKIFGKKQKGSLQRPDFVMLPDGSVGFYSRDSHDLGGEVDGIARLVITEIKKPGVVIGGKEKSQPWRYVEELLDKGLLTDAATVTCYVLGSQIKSTEAGIDTKYDGRVTIIPMTYATFVKRAEKRMLGLREKLKDAPFLQSQGIDPDAYLTPQHPRQRGLSFDDPVSAVR, encoded by the coding sequence ATGTCCGACGACGCCGGGTTGTTTTTCGATAACCGATTCTTGGAACGCCATGCCGGGTCGATCATTCAAGATCCCGCCATCGCGATCGTCGAACTCGTCGCTAACGCATGGGACGCTTGGGCCACCCGGGTCGATATTGTTTGGCCCGAAGCTGGCAACGACCGCTTTTTCGAGATTGAAGACAACGGGAAGGGTATGTCGGAGGCTCAGTTCCGCTTGCGATGGCGGACGCTCGACTATGACCGTGTTCGCACACAGGGCAAGCAATCGCTGCCACCTCCCGAATTGGGCGAGCTCCAGCCACGCGAACCATATGGTCGCAACGGCAAGGGCCGTCATGCAGCGTTCCGGTTCGGCGAGGCATACAGGGTGCGCACGTGGCGCGACGGCATCGAAGTAACCTTCGAGGTTCGACGCAGTGCTACCCAGCCGTTTCTAATCGAGCGCATCTCTGTGCGGGAGGAAGTACCAGGCCACGGCACGGTTATCTCGTCGATCAACCCCACGCCGATGGGAATGAGCGCGGAGGCTGCTCGCGAAGTGATCGGAACGCGCTTCCTCGCAGATCCCAATTTCAATGTCACAATCAATGGCACGCGGATTACCTTCGATGACGTGCCCGAGCATCAGCTCAGTACGATTGATATCGACGTCCACGGCCACGGCGTCGCCCATCTCGTCATCATCGACACCCAAAAGGCCGATCGAACGACGCGGCATCACGGTATAGCGTGGCGGGTCAACAATCGCCTTGTTGGCAAGCCCGGCTGGACTGGGTTCGATCAAGAGCGACTGCTCGACGGTCGCAGCAGCGAAGCAAAACGCTTCATCTTCATCGCCCGGGCCGACTTCCTCGGAGACGATGTGCTGCCCGACTGGTCGGGCTTCTGGCCAAACAATGCTGGCTGGCGAGCGACACAAGCTGCGGTCCATACCAAAATCCGGGAGTATCTAAACGATGTGAATGCCGACCGGCGGCGCGACGCCAAGGAAACCGTCCGTGAAAATCTCGGCGCGAAGGTTTCGAAACTCCCCCCGGTCAGCCGCGATCGGTGGAATGAGTTCGTTGACCAAGTGGTCGATACCTGCCCAGGCATGAACCTTGAAACAATCGAGCAGGTTGCCGGCGTGCTCGCCAACCTCGAGCTCTCGACCTCCAAGTATGCACTGATTGCTAAGCTCCATGACATGAAGCCGGGCGACCTTGACGAGCTCTATGCAATCCTCGCCGACTGGACCGTGCGCACCGCTAAGCTCGCTCTCGATGAAATACAGACTCGGCTGAAGCTCATCGCTGAACTGGATGCAAAGCTCCAAGACGAAACGATGGACGAGGTTGCAGATTTGCAGCCGCTGTTCGAGCGCAGCTTGTGGGTGTTCGGGCCAGAGTTCGAAAGCCTCGAGTTCACCAGTAATCGCGGCATGACCACGGTCATCAACAAGATCTTCGGCAAGAAGCAGAAGGGATCGCTGCAGCGCCCAGATTTCGTCATGCTACCGGATGGCAGTGTCGGCTTCTACAGCCGCGACTCTCACGATCTCGGCGGCGAGGTCGACGGCATCGCGCGGTTGGTGATCACAGAGATCAAAAAGCCGGGTGTGGTCATAGGCGGCAAAGAAAAGAGTCAGCCATGGCGCTATGTGGAGGAGTTGCTCGATAAAGGACTCTTGACCGACGCCGCTACCGTCACGTGCTATGTTCTTGGCTCGCAGATCAAGAGCACTGAGGCAGGCATCGACACAAAATACGACGGACGCGTCACGATCATCCCGATGACCTATGCGACCTTCGTCAAACGCGCCGAGAAGCGGATGCTAGGCTTGCGCGAGAAACTGAAAGATGCGCCCTTCCTCCAGAGCCAAGGCATCGATCCTGATGCCTACCTGACGCCTCAACATCCGCGCCAAAGGGGCCTCTCGTTCGACGATCCCGTGTCGGCGGTACGCTGA
- a CDS encoding ArdC family protein, with protein MAYRKEQGGGLSPAARITQEIIARLEAGTKPWIKPWRGVPVSRPLRACGIPYRGMNVFWLWMVADMCGYASPFWMTYNQAKSLGAQVRKGEKSTIAIFYKSYTKEVEAPDTGEKTDEARRVLKAYPVFNADQVEGLPERFHPAATLELVEPEGREAELDAFFAAIPVNLRHQGCEAYYEPSADRVTMPPVSLFNGFDHYYATLAHELSHWTGHASRLGRDLKNRFGTAAYAAEELVAELSSAMLGAELGLPVTHLDSHASYIEHWLRLLKDDDRAILTAAAKAEEASSLLLKLGGKIIPEQFGDASDDAALAA; from the coding sequence ATGGCCTATCGCAAGGAGCAGGGCGGCGGCCTGTCGCCCGCCGCCCGTATCACCCAGGAAATCATCGCCCGTCTGGAAGCAGGCACGAAGCCGTGGATCAAGCCGTGGCGCGGTGTCCCGGTCTCCCGGCCCTTGCGGGCCTGCGGGATCCCGTACCGCGGGATGAACGTGTTCTGGCTCTGGATGGTCGCCGACATGTGCGGCTACGCCTCGCCATTCTGGATGACCTACAACCAGGCAAAATCGCTCGGAGCCCAGGTCCGCAAGGGCGAGAAGTCGACCATCGCAATCTTCTACAAGAGCTACACCAAGGAGGTGGAAGCCCCCGATACCGGCGAAAAGACCGACGAAGCCCGCCGGGTGCTGAAAGCCTATCCGGTCTTCAATGCTGATCAGGTGGAAGGTCTGCCCGAGCGCTTCCATCCAGCCGCGACGCTCGAACTGGTCGAGCCTGAAGGGCGGGAAGCCGAGCTCGACGCCTTCTTCGCCGCCATCCCGGTCAATCTGCGCCATCAGGGCTGCGAGGCCTATTACGAACCAAGTGCGGATCGCGTCACGATGCCGCCGGTCAGCCTGTTCAACGGGTTCGATCATTACTACGCCACGCTCGCCCACGAGCTGTCGCACTGGACAGGCCATGCCAGCCGTCTGGGACGTGATCTCAAGAACCGTTTCGGTACGGCTGCCTATGCCGCCGAGGAACTGGTCGCCGAACTCTCCAGCGCCATGCTGGGCGCCGAGCTGGGTCTGCCGGTCACACATCTCGACAGCCACGCGAGCTATATCGAACATTGGCTCAGGCTACTGAAAGACGATGACCGCGCGATCCTGACCGCTGCCGCCAAGGCCGAGGAAGCTTCGAGCCTGCTGCTGAAGCTCGGCGGGAAGATCATTCCCGAGCAATTTGGCGACGCGTCAGACGACGCTGCGCTTGCGGCCTGA
- a CDS encoding RES family NAD+ phosphorylase, translating to MSEAAEIPVSRVEWKGAVRIIRSAFPPIDLFEDIADPADWPLLISAEQKTNPRIMATIGNIDLVPVDRRVGGNGASYLMAPFTHISTDRPSRFTDGSYGVLYVGDRFETALFETIHHHARFMARTREAPGWTSQFREIIMSVDADLHDLRALAGELVPELDPDSYAASQSLAHQLRGAGSDGIAFPSVRHPGGECVALLYPDCASNPLQGRHLDYHWDGARVDLVRDAGSGAVFRVVDLPSIG from the coding sequence GTGAGCGAAGCAGCAGAAATCCCCGTTTCTAGAGTTGAGTGGAAGGGCGCTGTCAGGATCATCCGCAGCGCCTTTCCGCCGATCGACCTGTTCGAGGACATCGCCGATCCCGCGGACTGGCCGCTGCTGATTTCGGCCGAGCAGAAGACCAATCCTCGCATCATGGCGACGATTGGTAATATCGACCTCGTTCCGGTTGATCGACGCGTTGGCGGCAACGGCGCCTCCTATCTCATGGCGCCATTCACCCACATCAGCACCGACCGGCCAAGCCGCTTTACCGATGGCAGTTACGGTGTTCTCTACGTCGGGGATCGGTTCGAAACTGCGCTGTTCGAGACAATCCACCATCATGCCCGTTTCATGGCGCGAACCCGGGAAGCGCCGGGATGGACCTCGCAGTTCCGCGAAATCATCATGTCGGTCGATGCAGATCTGCATGATCTCCGAGCTCTGGCGGGTGAGCTGGTTCCGGAGCTCGATCCCGATAGCTATGCCGCATCTCAATCGCTAGCGCACCAACTAAGGGGCGCGGGATCGGACGGGATCGCCTTCCCAAGCGTCCGGCATCCGGGTGGAGAATGCGTTGCGCTCTTATACCCGGACTGCGCGTCAAATCCCCTGCAGGGGCGACACCTCGACTATCACTGGGACGGCGCGCGCGTTGATCTTGTGCGTGATGCCGGATCAGGAGCCGTTTTCCGAGTTGTCGATTTGCCCAGCATTGGCTGA
- a CDS encoding MbcA/ParS/Xre antitoxin family protein has translation MLALQPVDTAVTAFRPDPITQDEAAAMFRAVLNLFGKWELTDEQAATLLDMPVRSYRRWKAEGPGRVSRDGRARLSNLMGIHKALRIIFTEAARGYAWIRAANDAFGGSSALDMMLGGELTDIMRVRRYLDAERGGW, from the coding sequence ATGTTGGCTCTGCAACCCGTTGATACTGCCGTTACCGCCTTCCGGCCCGATCCGATTACGCAGGACGAGGCAGCTGCCATGTTCCGGGCAGTCCTCAATCTGTTCGGCAAATGGGAACTGACCGACGAGCAGGCGGCAACGCTGCTCGACATGCCGGTGCGCTCCTATCGCCGATGGAAGGCGGAAGGCCCCGGGCGCGTTTCGCGCGATGGGCGTGCGCGTCTGTCCAACCTCATGGGCATCCATAAGGCGCTCCGGATCATCTTCACGGAGGCTGCCCGCGGGTATGCCTGGATTAGGGCGGCCAATGATGCGTTCGGGGGCTCCAGCGCCCTCGATATGATGCTCGGAGGTGAACTCACTGACATCATGCGGGTGCGTCGCTACCTCGACGCTGAGCGCGGCGGCTGGTGA
- a CDS encoding ParB/RepB/Spo0J family partition protein, with product MIKSIPLNKLVQSPRNVRRHSDPAADAELKASIAARGLLQNLIVRPTAKGKFEVEAGERRRRAMLALAEEKLLARDYEVTCLVLEDSAEAAVETSLAQNFHRLAMNPADEAQAFAALVSGGATVEEVARRFGLTVRFVEGRLRLATLAPVVFEALASGEITLDIAKAFGATSDQDIQTRVFEQVSSGYYAPNPDSVRRMVLSGTVRGSDPRARLVGSDAYIAAGGRIERELFDNDDSESWVDVALLESLAAAKMEEQAKALAAEQGLAWVKPTLDPYASHDLVEGLVRLPAEPAPMTEAELTRLDELDASYDEHAAILEDEDSAEEAVAAAVAAIEAIERECQDIRARPPVIAPELRAEAGMILVLSRDGTPVLQPVFYGERQAEPSEGDNGIEVVAGEDGSERRRTTLSKRLVDELAMQRRDVLALHIASDPGLALDIMVFTLADSDTHDWRARPSTTLRAPVPTGPIIGFEAKDAPASSGLAEFRSSLDESWRAGDDAISRFDLFRALPDESRAAWLGFVVARSLEASLNMSGERQLPFQDHLGSLIGIDMAQWWRPTAANYFDRVSKQVILDALTDVGGLELSSRFASVKKGDLAMSAERVFAGTYITEVEVREKALAWVPEVMRFGSAAPEAGEAYIDASDAELGVDEETHTPRELAA from the coding sequence ATGATCAAGTCGATCCCGCTGAACAAGCTCGTTCAGTCGCCCCGCAATGTACGCCGTCACAGCGATCCGGCAGCAGATGCTGAGCTGAAGGCTAGCATTGCCGCCCGCGGCCTGCTGCAGAACCTCATCGTCCGGCCCACTGCGAAGGGCAAGTTCGAGGTCGAAGCCGGGGAGCGTCGCCGGCGCGCAATGCTCGCGCTGGCCGAAGAGAAGCTGCTCGCCCGCGATTATGAAGTCACGTGCCTCGTGCTCGAGGACAGCGCTGAAGCGGCCGTCGAGACCAGCCTCGCGCAGAACTTCCACCGCCTCGCCATGAACCCCGCTGACGAAGCCCAGGCCTTCGCCGCGCTTGTGTCTGGGGGTGCGACTGTCGAAGAGGTTGCCCGCCGCTTCGGCCTGACTGTCCGTTTCGTCGAGGGACGTCTGCGTCTTGCGACGCTTGCGCCCGTCGTGTTCGAGGCGCTCGCGTCCGGGGAGATCACCCTCGATATTGCCAAAGCCTTCGGCGCCACCTCGGATCAGGACATCCAAACCCGCGTGTTCGAGCAGGTGTCATCGGGCTATTATGCGCCCAACCCTGATAGTGTCCGGCGTATGGTCCTGTCCGGGACAGTACGGGGCAGCGATCCGCGCGCGCGTCTCGTTGGTAGCGACGCCTACATTGCCGCGGGCGGCCGGATCGAGCGTGAGCTGTTCGACAACGACGACAGCGAATCCTGGGTCGATGTCGCACTGCTCGAGAGCCTCGCGGCGGCAAAGATGGAAGAGCAGGCCAAAGCCCTCGCCGCCGAGCAGGGTCTCGCCTGGGTCAAGCCGACGCTCGATCCCTATGCCAGCCACGATCTGGTCGAAGGGCTAGTCCGGCTTCCGGCCGAACCGGCGCCGATGACCGAAGCCGAATTGACGCGGCTCGACGAACTCGATGCCTCTTATGATGAACATGCGGCGATCCTCGAAGACGAGGACAGCGCCGAGGAGGCTGTGGCAGCCGCCGTAGCGGCGATCGAGGCGATCGAACGCGAGTGTCAGGACATTCGCGCTCGCCCTCCCGTCATCGCGCCCGAGCTCAGGGCCGAGGCAGGGATGATCCTGGTGCTCTCGCGCGATGGTACGCCGGTTCTCCAGCCGGTGTTTTACGGCGAGCGTCAGGCTGAACCTTCCGAAGGCGACAACGGGATCGAAGTAGTTGCAGGCGAAGATGGTTCGGAAAGGCGCCGGACCACCTTGTCGAAACGTCTGGTCGACGAACTCGCGATGCAGCGCCGCGATGTTCTGGCACTTCACATTGCATCCGATCCCGGGCTGGCGCTCGACATCATGGTCTTCACTCTGGCCGATTCCGATACCCACGACTGGCGGGCACGCCCTTCGACCACGCTACGCGCGCCTGTTCCGACAGGCCCGATCATCGGCTTCGAAGCCAAGGATGCTCCGGCGAGCAGCGGGCTGGCCGAGTTCCGCTCCAGTCTTGACGAAAGCTGGCGCGCTGGTGACGATGCGATCTCCCGCTTCGATCTGTTTCGGGCGCTGCCCGATGAAAGCCGAGCCGCATGGCTTGGCTTTGTCGTTGCCCGGTCGCTCGAGGCAAGCCTCAACATGTCCGGTGAGCGCCAGCTTCCGTTCCAGGACCATCTCGGCAGCCTGATCGGCATCGACATGGCGCAGTGGTGGCGCCCGACAGCAGCCAACTACTTCGACCGGGTATCGAAGCAGGTGATCCTCGACGCGCTGACCGATGTTGGCGGTCTCGAACTCTCTTCGCGCTTCGCCTCGGTCAAGAAGGGTGACCTCGCGATGAGCGCCGAGCGCGTCTTCGCCGGCACCTACATCACTGAGGTCGAAGTTCGTGAAAAGGCCCTGGCCTGGGTGCCTGAGGTCATGCGCTTCGGCTCCGCTGCGCCGGAGGCGGGCGAAGCCTACATCGACGCAAGCGACGCTGAGCTCGGTGTCGACGAGGAAACTCATACCCCCCGCGAGCTGGCCGCCTGA
- a CDS encoding AAA family ATPase, producing the protein MTNFSVFPPSKDAPPSFRGVALQQDRWNDFNFMTQYHLFVTIPEFSGLIGTLKILKRGQTEKDGLQLEVGPLAALSEDFVSLGQDLDYYERLAGLPEGLRSEILTFLRDALAFPDHAETFFGEKGWGTSVLRYIEWKTFQRDAGVLLQRDYDRVARLGLEASFHVKGWVDPFQLDFKAPNDAAFWGAPDNVLPDRIAVLIGRNGSGKSTLLFRLARVLHASQRERAREELTTLGSIAPPGIGFTRIINIAYSAFDEFQIPGVDHRERLQIVEDLERGTGRYHYCGLRDIPAEVRRAEGVGDVDGGPIEQRDLDRQEMIILKSSEKLANEFGGIVTRIKDSGKQELFGKVCRLLASDTSLFDLGADPAASVLEHAIAWFKVWSTGHKIVMHAVASLVAHTEPKSIVLIDEPESHLHPPLLAALMHAVRLILRHNDAFAVIATHSPVVVQETLARHISVIRRSGAETRIFPSRIETYGESIGEITNEVFGLTADATDFHHALSRLVDANLSLETIERLFDRGLSLQARAFVMTRIAERKG; encoded by the coding sequence ATGACGAATTTCTCAGTCTTTCCCCCTAGCAAAGACGCGCCGCCCTCGTTTCGCGGCGTAGCTCTGCAGCAGGATCGCTGGAACGACTTCAACTTTATGACGCAGTACCACCTCTTTGTTACGATACCGGAGTTCAGCGGCCTGATCGGCACGCTAAAAATTCTGAAGCGTGGTCAGACGGAAAAAGATGGTCTGCAGCTAGAGGTCGGGCCGCTCGCTGCGCTCAGTGAGGACTTCGTCTCTCTTGGGCAGGATCTCGACTATTACGAGCGCTTGGCTGGATTGCCTGAAGGACTCAGGTCAGAGATTCTGACGTTTTTGCGCGACGCGCTGGCCTTTCCCGACCATGCGGAGACATTCTTCGGTGAGAAAGGTTGGGGCACCTCTGTCCTGCGCTATATCGAATGGAAGACGTTCCAGCGCGATGCCGGTGTCTTGTTGCAGCGGGACTATGATCGCGTAGCGCGCCTCGGCCTTGAAGCGTCGTTCCATGTGAAGGGTTGGGTCGATCCGTTCCAGTTAGATTTCAAGGCGCCAAACGATGCGGCCTTCTGGGGTGCGCCTGACAATGTCCTGCCAGACCGAATTGCGGTTCTCATTGGCCGCAACGGTTCCGGCAAGAGCACACTGCTGTTTCGGCTGGCTCGTGTCCTGCACGCATCCCAGCGTGAGCGAGCGAGAGAGGAGCTGACGACGTTAGGATCGATTGCCCCGCCTGGCATCGGCTTCACCCGCATCATCAATATTGCCTACAGCGCCTTCGACGAATTCCAGATTCCGGGCGTGGATCACCGCGAGCGCCTCCAGATCGTTGAGGATCTCGAGCGTGGCACTGGCCGCTACCACTATTGCGGCCTTCGCGACATTCCGGCGGAGGTGCGGCGGGCCGAGGGTGTTGGTGACGTCGATGGTGGACCAATCGAGCAACGCGACCTCGATCGCCAGGAAATGATCATCCTCAAGTCAAGCGAGAAGCTGGCGAATGAATTCGGGGGAATTGTCACCCGCATCAAAGATAGCGGGAAACAGGAACTCTTCGGGAAGGTCTGCCGCCTCCTGGCATCGGACACATCGCTATTCGACCTTGGCGCCGACCCGGCTGCGTCAGTTCTCGAACATGCCATAGCGTGGTTCAAGGTATGGAGCACAGGCCATAAGATCGTGATGCACGCCGTCGCGTCGCTCGTGGCTCATACCGAGCCTAAGTCCATCGTCCTGATCGATGAACCGGAAAGCCACCTTCACCCCCCACTGCTCGCGGCATTGATGCACGCTGTTCGGCTGATCCTGCGGCACAATGACGCGTTTGCCGTCATCGCCACGCATTCGCCTGTGGTGGTGCAGGAGACGCTGGCACGGCATATCTCAGTAATCCGACGTTCCGGCGCCGAGACCCGCATCTTTCCCTCGCGGATCGAAACCTATGGCGAGAGCATCGGCGAGATTACGAACGAGGTTTTCGGACTGACCGCAGACGCGACCGACTTTCATCACGCCTTATCGAGACTGGTTGATGCAAACCTATCGCTAGAGACGATCGAAAGACTGTTCGATCGCGGGCTGAGTCTCCAGGCACGTGCATTCGTGATGACGCGCATAGCCGAGCGGAAGGGCTGA
- a CDS encoding chemotaxis protein, producing MKLVIREYLASLKERGELDAVLPDLLTELGFTVYSRPGRGTRQYGVDIAAVGMGRDNVQRVHLFSVKSGDLDRNDWNTGSPQSLRPSLDEILDHYITSRIPPEYASLPIAICLTFGGAIDEQVRAEVTGYMNRYTTEKISFEEWNGDRLAEVIFDGILREDLLPAPLRSHFRKSVAMVEEPDIALDHFQRLLRALADTPGTTPAQRLSQARLINICLWIMFVWAREADNIEAPYRASERALLEIWHLLKADIQRGGRGADAAGLVINELVELQFTIWDTLFEGKVLPHADTRHAVSSAVGSHAAIDVNLKLFDLIGRLALRGLWLVWQLSPTTGPVVLSSAYLQTLPAELSVTTEATVNRIDRLCQKLMAIVGNNRALLSPIGDWQGIDIALAFTLLACRPGAQGAIDNWVEELAKRTMFAFTVQDRYPTTSHSYWDLVDHPSEQSDEYRRGATEGSILYPLLAIFAAARGRQSIYDELAAFKAEQLGHCTFQTWLPDEDSEDNLYLGRDNHGAALTGIPVTKGTQDALDFVITEATTNTHYNQLSAVRLGHWPLVLMACRAYRYPVPPQTWRDLLPNLRPSMRRECGTNE from the coding sequence ATGAAGCTCGTCATCCGCGAATATCTCGCGTCGCTGAAGGAGCGCGGTGAGCTCGACGCGGTGCTGCCCGACCTGCTGACCGAGCTTGGTTTCACTGTCTATTCGCGGCCGGGACGTGGCACGCGGCAATATGGCGTCGATATCGCTGCGGTTGGGATGGGCCGGGACAATGTCCAGCGGGTGCATCTCTTTTCGGTCAAATCGGGTGATCTCGACCGCAACGACTGGAATACAGGAAGCCCGCAGAGCTTGCGCCCCTCACTCGATGAAATCCTCGACCATTACATCACCAGCCGCATCCCGCCCGAATATGCGTCATTGCCGATCGCGATCTGCCTGACCTTTGGCGGGGCGATCGACGAGCAGGTTCGCGCCGAAGTGACCGGCTACATGAACCGCTACACTACCGAGAAGATCAGCTTCGAGGAGTGGAACGGCGACCGGCTGGCGGAGGTCATTTTCGACGGCATTTTGCGCGAAGACCTGCTCCCCGCGCCCTTGCGCAGCCATTTCCGCAAGAGCGTGGCGATGGTCGAGGAGCCGGATATCGCGCTCGATCATTTCCAGCGTCTGCTCCGCGCACTCGCGGATACGCCTGGGACAACCCCTGCGCAGAGGCTAAGCCAGGCACGGCTGATCAACATCTGCCTGTGGATCATGTTCGTCTGGGCGCGCGAAGCCGACAATATCGAAGCGCCCTATCGGGCAAGCGAACGCGCGCTGCTCGAGATTTGGCATTTGCTGAAGGCCGATATCCAGCGCGGCGGTAGAGGAGCCGACGCGGCAGGCCTCGTCATCAACGAGCTTGTCGAGCTGCAATTCACTATCTGGGACACGCTTTTCGAAGGCAAAGTGTTGCCCCATGCCGACACCCGCCATGCGGTGTCGAGTGCAGTAGGCTCGCACGCCGCTATCGATGTGAACCTCAAGCTGTTCGATCTCATCGGCCGGCTGGCGCTGCGTGGGCTGTGGCTGGTATGGCAGCTTAGTCCGACGACTGGCCCAGTGGTGTTGAGCAGCGCATATCTCCAAACCCTTCCCGCCGAACTGTCTGTTACGACCGAGGCTACTGTTAACCGCATCGATCGGCTGTGCCAGAAGTTGATGGCGATCGTAGGTAACAACCGCGCGCTGCTGTCGCCGATCGGAGACTGGCAGGGAATTGACATCGCGCTTGCCTTCACGCTGCTTGCCTGCCGTCCTGGTGCGCAGGGTGCGATTGATAACTGGGTCGAAGAACTGGCGAAGCGCACAATGTTCGCATTCACCGTACAGGACCGCTATCCGACCACTAGCCATTCCTATTGGGACCTGGTCGACCATCCGTCCGAGCAGAGCGATGAGTATCGCAGGGGCGCGACAGAGGGCAGCATCCTCTATCCGCTGCTTGCGATTTTCGCTGCGGCGCGCGGGCGGCAAAGCATCTACGACGAACTAGCCGCATTCAAGGCGGAGCAGCTGGGCCACTGCACCTTCCAGACCTGGCTCCCTGACGAGGACAGCGAGGACAATCTCTATTTAGGCCGTGATAATCACGGCGCCGCGTTGACCGGCATACCGGTTACAAAAGGCACGCAAGATGCGCTCGATTTCGTCATCACCGAAGCGACTACCAACACGCACTACAATCAACTTTCCGCCGTTAGACTCGGCCATTGGCCGCTCGTGCTGATGGCATGCCGCGCCTATCGCTATCCGGTGCCGCCGCAGACTTGGCGCGATCTGCTGCCAAACTTGCGCCCGTCAATGAGGCGCGAATGTGGCACGAACGAATGA
- a CDS encoding HNH endonuclease, translated as MGDLDQSLTSALTLANGNAVYPLSAVERAAILAVYELYDALLGQPDAALTPADLNAARPYLQAAYDQVQIGGRLARLRERLLASTDQCPYCGFGEPRDLDHYLPRSVYGDLAIYPRNLVPSCSPCNNAKRTVVPGLGPAEGPGLIHAYFQALPDADFLKADVAFVAGALEVCFEIDATQLDAGLAAKLQFQLDRLKLNARYRGQINIFLSEQRTAMLMFRELEAALFSQYLVKCAGDLAARFGRNDWRVALLRALSSNADFCAAPQDYLGSQQAEAA; from the coding sequence TTGGGTGATCTCGACCAATCCCTGACGAGCGCGTTGACGCTGGCGAACGGCAATGCCGTGTACCCCCTCTCTGCGGTCGAGCGGGCGGCGATCCTCGCGGTATACGAGCTCTATGATGCGTTGCTCGGCCAGCCGGACGCGGCCCTGACACCCGCGGATCTGAATGCTGCGCGACCATACCTTCAGGCCGCCTACGATCAGGTCCAGATCGGAGGGCGGCTAGCAAGGCTGCGCGAGCGACTTTTGGCTTCCACCGACCAGTGTCCCTATTGCGGCTTTGGGGAACCGCGCGATCTCGATCACTATCTTCCGCGCAGCGTCTACGGCGATCTCGCAATCTATCCGCGCAATCTCGTGCCTAGCTGCAGCCCATGCAACAATGCCAAGCGCACCGTCGTGCCTGGCCTTGGCCCCGCCGAAGGCCCCGGACTAATCCACGCCTATTTTCAGGCCTTGCCGGACGCCGACTTCCTGAAAGCCGACGTAGCTTTCGTGGCGGGCGCATTGGAGGTTTGCTTCGAAATCGACGCGACGCAGTTGGATGCCGGACTGGCGGCAAAGCTTCAATTCCAGCTTGACCGCCTGAAGCTCAACGCGCGCTATCGCGGTCAGATCAACATATTTCTCTCCGAACAGCGCACCGCGATGCTCATGTTTAGGGAGCTCGAAGCCGCACTCTTCAGTCAATATCTCGTGAAGTGCGCCGGCGATCTGGCCGCGCGGTTCGGCCGGAATGACTGGCGCGTCGCATTGCTTCGCGCACTCTCAAGCAATGCTGATTTCTGCGCAGCGCCGCAGGACTATCTTGGTAGTCAGCAGGCCGAGGCGGCTTGA